A portion of the Deinococcus apachensis DSM 19763 genome contains these proteins:
- the aroC gene encoding chorismate synthase: MRYLTAGESHGPQLTAIIEGLPSQLPLGKGDIDPWLRRRQGGYGRGRRMVIETDEAQILSGVRAGRTTGAPVTLVIENRDHRNWTEIMSPEPGGEPRKKALTDARPGHADLTGGIKYRHKDLRDVLERASARETAARVAVGSVALKLLGELGVEGANYVASLGGIETRQPFSWDALEAIEESELRTPDADAAAQMRERIDQAKKDGDTLGGILEVRFRGLPVGLGSFVHWDRKLDGRIAQACLSVQAMKGVEIGRAFENAVKPGSGVHDAVYYREGSYARETNAAGGLEAGMTNAEELIVRVAMKPIATLMKPLPTVNVVTHEASDAARERSDTTAVPAAGVILQCVIGWVLADAMLEKFGGDTLPELQERVAAARAYARDY, translated from the coding sequence ATGAGGTATCTGACCGCCGGGGAGTCGCACGGGCCGCAACTGACGGCCATCATCGAGGGGCTGCCCTCGCAGTTGCCGCTGGGCAAGGGTGACATCGACCCCTGGTTGCGGCGGCGGCAGGGCGGCTACGGGCGCGGGCGGCGCATGGTGATCGAGACGGACGAGGCCCAGATTCTCAGCGGCGTGCGTGCGGGCCGGACCACGGGCGCCCCCGTCACGCTGGTCATCGAAAACCGCGACCATCGCAACTGGACCGAGATCATGTCCCCCGAGCCGGGGGGCGAGCCGCGCAAAAAGGCCCTGACCGATGCCCGCCCCGGCCACGCCGACCTGACCGGGGGCATCAAGTACCGTCACAAGGACCTGCGCGACGTGCTGGAACGGGCCTCGGCGCGGGAGACGGCGGCGCGGGTGGCGGTGGGGTCGGTGGCCCTCAAACTCCTGGGCGAACTCGGTGTCGAGGGCGCGAACTACGTAGCGAGTCTGGGCGGCATCGAGACGCGCCAGCCCTTCTCCTGGGACGCGCTGGAGGCCATCGAGGAGTCCGAGTTGAGGACCCCCGACGCGGACGCGGCGGCGCAGATGCGCGAGCGGATCGATCAGGCGAAAAAGGACGGCGACACGCTGGGCGGCATCCTGGAGGTGCGCTTCCGGGGCCTGCCGGTGGGGTTGGGCTCCTTCGTCCACTGGGACCGCAAGCTCGACGGGCGGATTGCTCAGGCCTGCCTGAGCGTGCAGGCCATGAAGGGCGTGGAAATCGGGCGGGCCTTCGAGAACGCAGTGAAACCGGGCAGCGGCGTCCATGACGCGGTGTATTACCGTGAGGGCAGCTACGCCCGCGAGACGAATGCTGCTGGCGGCCTGGAGGCGGGGATGACGAACGCCGAGGAACTCATCGTCCGCGTCGCCATGAAGCCCATCGCCACGCTGATGAAGCCGCTTCCGACCGTAAACGTGGTCACGCACGAGGCGTCCGACGCAGCCCGCGAGCGCAGCGACACGACCGCCGTCCCCGCCGCTGGGGTGATCCTCCAGTGCGTGATCGGCTGGGTGCTCGCCGACGCGATGCTGGAGAAGTTCGGGGGGGACACCCTGCCCGAGCTTCAGGAGCGCGTGGCTGCCGCACGGGCCTACGCTCGTGACTACTGA
- a CDS encoding shikimate kinase, which translates to MNGSGLIERPVTWVALAGFMGTGKSRVGWELSRALALHFVDTDKLITRVVGKSIPEVFAQEGESYFRACEAEVVRRVTRLDHAVVSLGGGTFIHEGNRRTLLERGPVVVLWATPETVYQRTRHSDRPLLRTPDPLARIRTLMIEREEHYRQGTIHVHSDGRPAEEIVEEVIDRLWTWSDAQAAWHETEPVGERAAD; encoded by the coding sequence ATGAACGGGTCCGGCCTGATCGAGCGTCCCGTCACCTGGGTCGCGCTGGCGGGCTTCATGGGGACTGGGAAAAGCCGCGTCGGCTGGGAACTCTCGCGGGCACTGGCGCTGCATTTCGTGGACACCGACAAGCTGATCACCCGGGTGGTCGGCAAGAGCATCCCCGAGGTCTTCGCGCAGGAGGGCGAGAGCTACTTCCGCGCCTGCGAGGCCGAGGTCGTCCGGCGAGTGACCCGCCTCGATCACGCCGTCGTGAGCCTGGGGGGTGGCACCTTCATCCACGAGGGGAATCGCCGCACCCTGCTGGAACGCGGCCCGGTCGTGGTGCTGTGGGCCACCCCCGAGACCGTCTACCAGCGCACCCGCCACAGCGACCGCCCGCTGCTGAGAACTCCCGACCCCCTCGCCCGCATCCGCACCCTGATGATTGAACGCGAGGAGCACTACCGCCAGGGCACCATCCACGTCCACAGCGATGGCCGCCCCGCCGAGGAGATCGTGGAGGAGGTCATCGACCGCCTGTGGACCTGGTCCGACGCGCAGGCCGCCTGGCACGAGACGGAACCCGTGGGGGAACGTGCGGCGGATTGA
- the aroB gene encoding 3-dehydroquinate synthase has protein sequence MRRIEVGGAQPYTVSVGSGLLSQYSVPERQVALIHPTDLPRTFVEAAQAALSPTVTVTVPPRDDCKTLEVYAQVLSRLAQVNLPRDGAVVGLGGGAATDLAGFVAASYLRGVAFYTLPTTLLGMVDAAVGGKTGVNLPEGKNLVGAFWPPRAVWCDTDTLTTLPPAVFAEGAAEAYKHGLIADPTLLPRVLSPNFRPVGPGLEDTLSDAIAVKAGVVTRDLTERGERAFLNFGHTLAHALEAVTDHGISHGEAVGYGMHYAALLSRALGGADLTGHTRAFLRWQNPQPLPPLTFENVWPYMARDKKADSEGVRFVLLHDLARPYLARVPEDVLRREFEYWCEELVARDV, from the coding sequence GTGCGGCGGATTGAGGTTGGAGGCGCACAGCCGTACACGGTTTCAGTCGGGTCGGGACTGCTTTCCCAGTACAGCGTGCCAGAACGCCAGGTCGCCCTGATTCACCCCACCGATTTACCTCGCACCTTCGTGGAGGCGGCGCAGGCGGCCCTCTCCCCCACCGTGACGGTGACCGTCCCCCCACGCGACGACTGCAAGACGCTGGAGGTCTACGCGCAGGTGCTGTCGAGACTGGCGCAAGTGAATCTCCCGCGCGACGGGGCGGTGGTGGGGTTGGGCGGAGGCGCGGCGACCGATCTCGCGGGCTTCGTGGCGGCGAGCTACCTGCGCGGCGTGGCCTTTTACACCCTGCCGACGACGCTGCTCGGCATGGTGGACGCGGCGGTGGGGGGCAAGACGGGCGTGAACCTGCCCGAGGGCAAGAATCTGGTGGGCGCCTTCTGGCCCCCGAGGGCCGTGTGGTGTGACACGGACACCCTCACCACCCTGCCCCCCGCCGTCTTCGCCGAGGGTGCTGCCGAGGCGTACAAGCACGGCCTGATCGCTGATCCGACCCTGCTGCCCCGGGTGTTGTCTCCGAATTTCCGCCCCGTTGGGCCGGGCCTGGAGGACACCCTCTCCGACGCCATCGCCGTGAAGGCTGGAGTGGTGACGCGGGACCTGACCGAGCGAGGCGAGCGGGCCTTCCTGAACTTCGGTCACACGCTCGCCCACGCGCTGGAGGCAGTCACGGACCACGGGATCTCGCATGGCGAGGCGGTCGGGTACGGGATGCACTACGCGGCGCTTCTCAGCCGTGCCCTGGGCGGCGCGGACCTGACTGGGCACACCCGCGCCTTCCTGCGGTGGCAGAATCCCCAGCCCCTTCCCCCCCTCACCTTCGAGAACGTGTGGCCCTACATGGCGCGCGACAAGAAAGCCGACTCGGAGGGCGTGCGCTTCGTGCTGCTGCATGATCTGGCGCGGCCATACCTGGCGCGGGTGCCGGAGGACGTGCTGCGACGGGAATTCGAGTACTGGTGCGAGGAACTTGTCGCCCGCGACGTGTAG